ACAGAAATTTAAGCTTTTGGATGGGCACAGTTCTCTGCACCCAACCCCTCAGCAGCCTGAGCCCAGGACTCTTCCTGCCAAGGCCCCAGGGTCAGAGGAGATTGGTctgcccactccagccccagATTTAGAGGAGTTCTGTGCCCCACTTATCAGGGGCATAGACACCTCACCTTCCCCAATTCCTCTCTCCCCACTCAGCATGCCTCTGTGCTGGGAGATTCCCTCTCCACTGCAGAACAGACATACTGCCTATTTCAGAGACTCCCTGAAAACCCTATTCTCCCTCATAGCAGGGTCTGTGTCCTCCATGTCCCCTTCACACATATCATAGTCCTCCAGGGACTCTGTGTGCACCTGCattttcctcttcctcatcccTGTGCCTTCTTCCAAGGGCTCTGGTGTCCCCTCCCGCAAACACCCACTTAACCTGATGGCCCTGACCCCCATCCCAATaactgccccttccttctgaTACCTCTCGCTGTCCTCCTACCCTCAATTCTGGactcctccccactcctgcatccctgcTCTCCATCGCTTATAGCGGTCTGAaaagagagctgggtgggagctaCCATAATCTGGAAGCAGCAGCTTTAATGACAGTGCTTACAGAGTAATTCTCAGACACGGTTTTATTTTTGCGGGGTGGGGCATGCAACCCTCCTCACTGCACATGCATGAAGACTTTCaacactgccgcttcccagataAATCCGCCCCATGTCCTCATTCAGCCAGTTAAGGTAGCAGCAAGGGGCAAACAGattcctctgcctgcagcaccaggcactTTCCTGTAAATTAGGCTTTTGGGGCATTTCAGCTTGCACAAAAATCAACAGGCTTGTGCCCATGATGCCTTGACTCTCCCCTGCAGTTTTGGAATTGTTGGGATGCAGTCTAAAGCGACCGTGCCACAGACAGAGAAATGACCGTTCTTGCTCCATTTCAGTTTATTAATTGCTTCTCTCCCCCTATGTTCAATGAGTACAAGCATGTTCATGCTACTGATACATGGTTCAGAGATGGAACCACGGATACAGCTAGCCCCCAGACTATGGGAACAGTCAGTCTGCCAGCTCAGGCTCTAGCTTTGacgtggatgtaaacaaactaaAGCAAAAAAATAAAGATACGGAAAAGCCGAGGACAAGAGCAGAATCTCAGGTGTGCTGCCATACACATCATCATGTCGTAATTTTTAGCCAAACTGAAAGTCAACAACTAGATATGCCATTAAAGTGTATAATTTAATCAATCATGATAAATACTCTCTCATTTAGTAATTCCTTGGGTCTTTTCTTCCAGCAGGACTGTACTACTAGCAACAATCAGGATGTAAGAATAAGAAGAAATTCTGCAGATAAATTAGCAATGGGAAACAAGAGAAGTTCTTTATCTCCATCTGTAAATGCACCTACTAAGCTCCAAAGTACAGACAGAAAGCAGAGCATAATGTTTGTGATGAAAGACCATCAAGCGAAAGAAATAAATCCTATCAGGCTCCACAAACGGAGAAGGAGATTTATAATTAAGAAGAGTCCTATACTGATTGCTATGAACAGTTCTTCTCTCAGCCTGCCTCTGCTGAAGTCTGAGgatgaaaacaacaacaaatggaGAAGTCTCTATCAGATCcaaaaagaaaggaagaggatAATGAGAGACACTTGTTCCAAATATAAGAGTAACAGCAGAAGGATAATCACACCATATCACGTTTCCAGAATATTTGTGGAAGATAAATACAGAATTCTATACTGCGAAGTTCCAAAAGCTGGCTGTTCTAACTGGAAACGTGTGCTCATGGTCCTCAATGGGTTGGCTTCCTCCACAAAAGATATACAGCACAATACAGTACATTatggaaattatttaaaaaggctGGATGGGTTTGATCGCAAAGGAATTTATCACAGGCTCAACACTTACACCAAGATGCTTTTCATTCGCGAGCCCTTTGAAAAGTTGGTATCTGCCTTTCGGGACAAGTTTGAGCACCCGAACAATTACTACCACCCTGTTTTTGGAAAAGCTATCATTTCAAGATACCGTGTGAATGCCTCCAAAGAAGCATTAAGGACAGGCTCTGGAGTCAAATTTAAGGAGTTTATTCAATATCTTCTAGATGTACATAGGCCAGTGGGCATGGACATTCACTGGGATCACGTCAATAGACTTTGCAGCCCATGTTTAATAGACTATGACTTTGTAGGGAAATttgaaagcatggaagaagatgctaatttttttctgcatttaatCGGTGCACCACAAAATTTAACTTTCCCTAGGTTTAAAGACAGACATTCCAACGAAGAACGAACAACGACCAAAATTACACAGAGCTATTTTGCACAGCTTTCCCCTTCTCAAAGACAACGCAGTTATGATTTCTATTATATGGATTATTTGATGTTTAACTATTCAAAACCTTTTGAAGATTTATATTAGAAAGTAAAAGATGCTTCTATTTCATATCAGCTGAATTACATAATACACACAGTTCTTGGTACACTGATACTCCAGAGGAGCATATCACACTCATATTTTCTAAGACTAATGAGTGAATTCATGTTACACAGTAAAGCGGATAGATTTTCACATACAAAATCTCACTGTACTGTAAATAAAAAAATGACTTTTATATTAggcctgaaacaaagaaatacagGAAATACAAAGTGCTTATGCCTCTACATGGCTTCTCCTAAATGTTAAAATCTGTTTAGTAAAAGGTCAGTTAAAGAGCATTTccactgcagaaaaaaataagtaatAAGGCATAAACTATTTACATTAGGAACCTTTACATCTGCTCCTTAACTTCCTCCTTTACATCATAAGTTTTCTATGGTTTCTCCATGTGATAATATACATGAGGGCTCCTAAATAAAGCACACGATTTTCCATGATAGCGGTTATTTGTGTTTACATTGTAAGGTGGCAACAAGAGTGAGTGAAGAGGTGGCAAAAGCAGCTGAATGGATCCACTATTCTATTGATTTCCTAACTGCTGTGATGAGCTCTTTAAAATATAGTAAAACAAGGAAAGTGCTGTTTTACTAATAGCTTTACCGTTCCTTGCTATCCTCAATGCATGTAACCATACACCAAGGCAACCTGTTAAATTTGAAGCTAGACACAGATTTATAGTTATTTTCGGTGATTACCAAGTTAATTGGGAAAAGAGAAAGTCTATCACAACTACAGTACAATGTTCAAAAGACCTGCCAATGGGAGAAGAGAGACAAAGGAGacagttgccccagagcctggtgattccaaagggcccagggctcccagctaccACTACTGCAGCCCCAGGGTACTTTAAATTGATGCTGGAGAACTGACACCTCACGCTGGGTGGCTCTCAGGGCTCCACCCTatttgcccaaggccccacctccatctgggagcatggagctgtcTCCGCATCTTGTCCAGAGCCCTGGTGTGGCTGTGAGATCCCCTGATGTTCAAGCATGTACTAGTGAAAAACGTTAATCCTTAATGGCCATGTGAGTGCAGCTTTAGAGCAGATGTTCCAATTCACAGAGAAAGACCGTACTGTCTTCATTCCATATTCCCATTATGTCATATTGAGCTGCAAGAAGATAAAATGCCAAagaacatttacatttttatgcATGTTATTAAGATTCTTTCCTTTAATCGGTGTAGTCACCAAAAATATCAAATGTTTCCTTTAAAGTGGCACATAAATGTAAATACAACTTTCAGCCCATCAGGGTACTTTTTATTGCTGCAAACAATCAGGGTTTATTTTGGTTAAAAATGAGACTTCAGCTCACAGCAACAAGCAGAGCATACATTTGTGGTTTCATTTTGTTCATGTTTTCTAAATTTAAATGTAGTTTTCTGTGTTTTCTCTCAAGTAGAAACTTCCATGAGATTCAAATACTGGAGTGTTACAACCGCAGCAGAACATCTATACATAggccagtgctcagcaacctttactacctcatggcacacttcagcactcactACAATTTTACGGTACACCCAACATATACAACCcaatcccctcctccagagcctggcatctccagccccctgctctaactcaacgccctgcccttcctccaaaACCAAGCACTCCCAGCtaccccactctaacccaatgccccttccctcccccagagccaggcattcccagcccccagctctaaccatgtccttcccctcctccagagccaggcaccctcagctcccCACTATCCCCCAatcctccaccccagagccagagccgggcaCCACCAGGCACTCCCCCAACTCACTGCCAGCAGCTCACTAGAGCCACTGGCACTGCCacttgcttctcccaccaagtagtggggcgtgtgcacagaacagcagacagcactccccgcgtgcagctctgaggcacactaagcgcTGCCTCATGGCGCACCACTGTACGGCAGCACAGCAGTCGTGGAGTGTTGCTAAAGGCTACTGCGAGGCCAATGAAACACCTGTACTAGTCCTGAGGTCAGTGCTATTTTCACCTAGGGGAGGACATTCGAATCAGTCTCCATTTTGCAATCCCAGAACTCTAAACACCAGTCCCATCTTACAGAATCATACATggttagggctg
The genomic region above belongs to Carettochelys insculpta isolate YL-2023 chromosome 14, ASM3395843v1, whole genome shotgun sequence and contains:
- the CHST8 gene encoding LOW QUALITY PROTEIN: carbohydrate sulfotransferase 8 (The sequence of the model RefSeq protein was modified relative to this genomic sequence to represent the inferred CDS: substituted 1 base at 1 genomic stop codon), which codes for MQFIFLGQXSIGLRAIIMRLTCMFSFILLFGAAGLVVFIHLQDPEDIVPQQTPGIKYHMGPQQPKKQDCTTSNNQDVRIRRNSADKLAMGNKRSSLSPSVNAPTKLQSTDRKQSIMFVMKDHQAKEINPIRLHKRRRRFIIKKSPILIAMNSSSLSLPLLKSEDENNNKWRSLYQIQKERKRIMRDTCSKYKSNSRRIITPYHVSRIFVEDKYRILYCEVPKAGCSNWKRVLMVLNGLASSTKDIQHNTVHYGNYLKRLDGFDRKGIYHRLNTYTKMLFIREPFEKLVSAFRDKFEHPNNYYHPVFGKAIISRYRVNASKEALRTGSGVKFKEFIQYLLDVHRPVGMDIHWDHVNRLCSPCLIDYDFVGKFESMEEDANFFLHLIGAPQNLTFPRFKDRHSNEERTTTKITQSYFAQLSPSQRQRSYDFYYMDYLMFNYSKPFEDLY